TTCATATTCTCTATCAACTAAAATAGAtctatagtttataaaaaataaatgattttgaagGTTGGTCAAGAgaatatttaaagtttatgtTGACCCCGTTCACAAACGTACTGATATAAAAATACACATTCCAAAAGGAAAATGTCAATATcttgaaacttttaaattagtCATTACTTGAATTAACTTTGTCTCTTGTATGGATGAAACATCTCgaatccaaataaaaaagaatctatTTAGAAGTTAAGTTCATCAAAAGTCTTCAACAAAACTTTAAACATAGTAGATTCGAACGAAAACACACATTTACtgttcttttaaattaaaaatagggATCCcgacaaaagtaacaaaaaaaacctattataacaaaacttatgtcactacattttctaaattgcaaaaataacaaatttaaaagtcgataatcATATGATTGTAGTTTGATAACCCTCCgatatttctattattatcGTATGATAGTCACTAAATTTGACATATTCgtaatatgtaaaaaatagaTGTCATAAACTGTTCTAAATATTAATGCtatttgatgcaatttctGTTTAAAGTGGATCTAGTTATTTGGGAGAACATCTTTAATCTAACTAAAATCATTTAAAGTAGACCAACTAAGCTTTTTAGATAAAGATATGAATTAGTtatagtaaaagaaacaaaattaaaaaaaaccgGAGAAGTTGGAGAACCCAAAACCAATAGCTTTTAGAAAAACCGAAAACCAACTACTTTTTACTTCCGCTTCCATTTCTGCTCGCCACGCTACgtgtctttatttatttatttattattattattattttacgttctttatttttatttttgttcagaAACGGCGgattacaatttaaaaattaaccaattaattaaaaccatcacaaaatcaaacaaatctaTGATCAAGTCAGGCGTAAATTCTGActactataaatataaaaatagtatttattggCGTAAAATGTAGTTAAAGTTTTAGATACTTTTTGTTCCAAAGCTCCTATGTTTATAAAGTTATATTACGTATGACATTAGCATGAGATAGtctattcaataaagaaatatctagcaattaaatttatttttttaattttttatatcattttacactctctttttttttaataaaagagttcagttattgattaaatatttataaaaaaaattattttttagtttttaaagttcaggttggttttttaaaaatttattaaaaagtatgtataCAGACTTACtttgaacaaaatgaaaaaactaataataatcaagTCTAAAACTTcgtcatttaaaaataattaaatgtctACGTacttgtttaattattttatgtgaCCTAACTAACTAAATCTACAATTATTCACCACATTTGCCGTCTACCTATTAAGTAGAAGTTTGAAGATCATGTAATAAGGAACtaaattagtattttctttttacatagcaattttataaaaactcaCTTGGGAAAAAATCCCAACgttaagatttggaaaatatattagGCTTTAAATCCGAAAGGTAAACAAATTGATTGATTACTactattttccattatttttacatttttgtcaaagtcctttaaattttaaaattttatctataaCATATTAAAGATTCGATGaaatgtttttcttcctaaGTTTGTCAACAAGGTATTAAAATAGAtttcccaaaaaaaattaaagataatagACAGATCACAATTTGTAAGTGTGTATAAGTCtctaattaaacatattaataaataatattaagagTTCTTCAAGGTATGACCCAAAGTTCTTAAACTGGTTTAAGTTTAATGGATATCAACAAAGGGTACAAGAGAAGATATGtcctaaaactaaaatgtgaGTGCTCGAGTTTTGGACTGATCAatcaaactaatatatatatatcaattgaaaaataaaacgaGTTGAAGTAAGATTGACACCCTACAATCTTGAGTGTCAGAAACATCTCAAACACTTGTACCATCACACCAAACTATGAATATGTCTTAAAGAATACTTATAAACAACTCAACTCAACCACCTTAAAAGATGATAAATAGTATCCAAACGAGAgattcactttctttttttagtgtataattgaattaatCATTTATTGTATTAACTTATGTATCGAAGTATGGTAGACTCAACATCACATCGAtagaaaaatcttttaatcATATCAGTCAAGATTagatcaaagaaaaacaagtcaAAAGTTGAGATCCTCCAACTGTTGGAATGtaactaaaacaaatgaaatctATAAGGTATGAAGTAGTTTCCGGGTTTTAAACCAATTCATTAGGAGAAAGCTAATGGAAAGTCTTGAATGCATTGAAACTATAGATTTAATTAAGGTTCAAAATTGAgaattatatacaataaaaagaaaaaaaggggaaGTAGTTGGTAATAATCATCCGTTGGTTGTGTTCAACCAAAAAGAACAAATCAACAGTCAAACAAAGACTACATGGCAAATATTACGACATCGTTTTGTATTGGACACCAAATACAAGAGAGAGGATGTAACATTTTTGAACAaacgaaaattaaaaattgaaaaaaccgAAGAACGAGTCACGAGTCAGCTAGTGAGCCGAGTCAATTCAGCCCGCTTATCTAAATTTCTTCGTTTCTGACTTCGATTCATTTCCTCTATAAAATCAGCCACCATTCGGTATTCTCCCTCTTCAATTCAACACCAACATACAAAAAACAACCTCAAAACTTGTTCCAACAATGGCTTCATTACAAGCTTTATCTCTCTTCTCGGCTTCCCCTTCTTCAAGAACATCCATTACCAAAGCCGCAATTCATATCCCAAAGCTTCCTAATCTCAAAATTTCCGCTCCCAAACTCCCCAAAACTTCCACACCCTCCGTTAAAATGATCGAGCAACTTTGTTTAAACCAACCCATTATTAATGTTATTCCTACAGAATCCCCTCTCAAATCACAGCTCCGCGCTATCTTAGAAGCCGTAGCCGATCGTGTAGAAATGCACAACAACATTCGCCAACAGCGAGACAATTGGAATTCCCTTTTCCTCAATTCCATCAATATGATAACTCTAACCGCCTCTGTCCTTGCCGCCTCCGCACCCGCAGTCGGATCCCTCGGAGCTCCTCTTTTGGCTCTCAAAATGTCATCGGCTCTGCTTTTCTCTGCTGCAACAGGGATGTTGGTGATGGTGAACAAAATTCAACCCTCACAATTGGCTGAGGAGCAGCGAAATGCGGCTAGATTGTTTAAGCAGCTTCAAACCCAAATCCAAAGCTTGATTCTTGATGGAGCTCTTACTCAAATGGACGTCGACTCCGCCATGGAAAAAGTCTTGGCGCTCGATAAAGCGTACCCACTTCCTTTACTTGGTGCAATGCTTGAAAAATTCCCCAAAACGGTCAAGCCGGCTTCGTGGTGGCCCAATTCTTCTGAAAACTACGAATCTCAggcaaagaacaaaaacaccCATTTTGATGGAAAGCAAGGTCGAGAATCCAATGGGTGGAGCGATGAACTTGAGGCCGAAATGAGAGAGGTTGTGGAAATCGTGAAGTCAAACGACGCTGAAGATTACGTTAGGCTTGGGaatttagttttgaaggtTAATAAAACATTGGCAATCACAGGCCCTGTTCTCACCGGCATTGCGGCTTTGAGTTCTGCTTTTGTGGGTGATTGGTCATCCACAGGGATGGTGGTGGCCGCGGCGGCAGGATCTTTAGCAGCCGCCGTGAACACATTAGAGCACGGTGGGCAAATAGGGATGGTGTTTGAGATGTATAGGAATACAGCCGGCTTCTTCGGGCTATTGGAAGAATCCATTAGAGGGACACTTGAGGAGAAAGATTGGGAAAAGAGGGAAAATGGTGAAGTGTTCGAAAGGAAGGTTGCTTTGAAATTGGGAAGAAGCTTATCTCAGCTTAGACAATTGGCCTCAAAATCAGCTGCGGCTAGAGAGGAAGGAATTTCCATAGATGAATTTGCCAGCAAgctcttttgatttttgattttttatcttttattcttttaaagttttaattcGTTGATTCTTTGAGATGAGAAATGTTGTGTCCATCCAATcatgtaaaaaaaagtaacgTTATTTGATCAATATACCTAACTATTCTttgtttaagatttattttcttgttaagTAAATATTCGTACCTTTCATACAGATACATGGTCGAACTAGTTTAAACTATGATCGCGTTTATGAATCTGAAATAAAAGGTAGGCtaattataatgaaattttattaacatATCAATAGTAATAAATATCTATGgcaaatgtaattaaattgttttatccGATTATCTAAATATTATGTAAAGCTATACTTTTATGGTTTAgtgttaataaataattataatcgtAATCATAACTATAATCATGATCGCATTTTCCAACAGAGTACAATCAAATTCCTTGGTGCCAATCAcattattgattttgattacATACTTGAAAGTGAGTCCATATTCAAATGATACTCacattttatattatgttttaagtattgtaaatatagtctATATTCAAGTTTGACTATAACTATGATTTTATTGATACAATATGAATGGATAGATTCAAACCACAAACTTCATAATAGTTAACATATGCTTGTTTTCAGTAAAATAAACGTAACAACTTATATCCAATTTGACTACGATTGTACTTATACTAGTACAATATGAATGAAAAGATTCGAACCCCAAACTTTATGATAGCTAACATTTACTATATATTGAGGATATTATATCAATAGAAAATTACACGctcatatttatttgaatttaagtttaaattcatattcCAAATTTTGGATAAACTTTTACCACCCACTTATACATATTGATTGAACATTGAATTATATAACCCCATTCAACAAGGTATATCTCATATGGctaaaaattaatcaaaggCTTACCTAGTCTAagtttataattcaaattcttaGACTCATATTTTCATCTCAATATATTTGGGAAGTTAaacttccatttttgtattaaCCATTTCTCGGTAAAGTAAGGAAGTGGATATGATAAGAAATAACTTAAATATggtaatatatatgaaaatagagaatataaaatgaaaattagaaattactTGCATGTACAAGAAAgagattattattaatgtgATTCACTAATGTAATGGACaatgaataaattattatcaacCGGGTCTAATTATTTGACCAACCATCCATTCAATGTCAATTTAATTAGACcaatttttaacatttaaacaatatatatatatatatatataataaattaggaTGTAAAATGAAGttgatattaaattgaaaaaataaaaccccAAAGTGATGGCGATCGGTAAGCAAGCACACCACCACAATAGCTTAAGAAAACCGAAAaccaacaattattttaaaccgACAAATTGCGTAAGGTATTGTAAGTTGCATGGACTAATTAAGATATAATACAAATTGTGAAATGTCAACCATAAACGTAGATTCATCTTctaatacaaacaaattaatggTCAAACATATTACTTGTTTGAGCTTCTACGACGTCATGCCTGGGGAGGACCTTGTCCAAGGACACAGCATCATCCTCATAATATAACTCAGTCTCCATTTTATTACTTTACTCCACACTCTCTttcaacataattaaattaaaaaataaatactacAATACTAAAAAATTATCCATTTATACCTAACACTTTTAAGATTGTATCtctaaaataacaacaaaccattggttatatcaatttatactttaaatttacatgtgtataagaaatatttttataaatacaaaggctaatgaaaatgattaaatgGATCTTGGTGACGCACGAGCTGAAATGCAAGTGAAAGAACTTAGAAGTATGGTaaggaaaaatggaagatatgaGAGATAATATTTAGCATAAAAGATctaagagaaaattttgagagagaTCGGAGATGAAccatttgataaatatgaacgtttgatatcttttttcttaaaaaacacTTATAACccttataattttaaaatcaactgCACATTCTTGTAAACAATCAAAACGTGTTAATAGGTTGTTAGTTGCCttacatttctcaaattatcattttaacttccaaataatattaaacaaacCATATTAAGGATTaccgaaaagaaaaaaactcatttgaaTGTGaagtaaaagagagaaaaaaaaatcaagagtCAAAGATAGAAGCATAGTACATCGTATGTTTGGGTGACCCAATCcaagatatttttaaacaaatgatGAATgatattaaacataaaaatgggGGGAAGGGGAACAAGTCACGATTACGAGTCAAGACAGCCTGCTAGTCAAAGtttcttcaaattcatttGGCCTATAAAATCAGCTACCATCGTCCATCAAGGTATGCATCCATTTCAATTCATTACAAAAACACTAACCCTCTTATTCCTCTCTTTCCCAAAACTAACAAAAGATTTCAACAATGGCTTCTTTACAATCTTTACCTCTCTTCTCGGCTTCCCATTCTTCAAAAACATCCACTACCAATGCCTCACTTCACATCCCAAAGCTTCCTAATCTCAGAATCTCCGCCCCCAAACTCCCTAAAACTTCCACACCCTCCGTTAAAATGATCGAGCAACTTTGTTTAAACCAACCCATTCTTAATGTTATTCCTACGGAATCGCCTCTCAAATCACAGCTTCACGCCATCTTAGAAGCCGTAGCCGATCGTGTAGAAATGCACAACAACATTTGCCAACAGCGAGACAATTGGAATTCCCTTTTCCTCAATTCCATCAATATGATAACTCTAACCGCCTCTGCCCTTGCCGCCTCCGCACCCGCCGTCGGATCCCTCGGAGCTCCTCTTTTGGCTCTCAAAGTGTCGTCGGCTCTGCTTTTCTCTGCTGCGACAGGGATGTTGGTGATGGTgaacaaaattcaaccatCACAATTGGCTGAAGAGCAGCGAAATGCGGCTAGATTGTTTAAGCAGCTCCAAACCCAAATCCAAAGCTTGATTCTTGATGGAGCTCCTACTCAAGTGGACGTCGACTCCGCCATGAAAAAAGTGTTGGCGATCGATAAAGCATACCCACTTCCTTTGCTTGGTGCAATGCTTGAAAAATTCCCCAAGACAGTCGAGCCGGCTTCGTGGTGGCCCAATTCTTCGGAAAATTACGAATCTCAGACGAAGAATGGAAACACCCATTTTGATGGAAAGCAAGGTCGAGATTCCAATGGGTGGAGCGTTGAACTCGAGGCCGAAATGAGGGAGGTTGTTGAAATCGTGAAGTCAAAAGACGCCGAAGATTACGTTAGGCTTGGGaatttagttttgaaggtTAATAAAACATTGGCAATCACAGGCCCTGTTCTCACCGGCATTGCGGCTTTGAGTTCTGCTTTTGTGGGTGATTGGTCATCCGCAGGGATGGCAGTGGCTGCGGTGGCCGGATCATTAGCAGCCGCCGTGAACGCGTTAGAGCACGGTGGGCAAATTGGGATGGTGTTCGAGATGTATAGGAATAGTGCCGGCTTCTTCGGGCTATTGGAAGAATCCATTAGAGGGACACTTGGGGAGAAAGAATGGGAGAAGAGGGAAAATGGTGAAGTGTTTGAAAGGAAAGTGGCTTTGAAATTGGGAAGAAGCTTATCTCAGCTTAGACAATTGGCCACTAAATCAGCTGCAGCTAGAGAGGAAGGATTTTCCATGGATGAATTTGCTAGCAAGCTCTTCTGattgatttattcttttgatgTTTTAATTCGTTTATTCTTTGAGATAGGTAATATTAAGTCTAATCCAATCTggtaaagaaaacattaaCCATACATatgacttttaattttattttgagatacttttattgatttttatttttataatccaattcaatttaattttgaatatatcaataatatagcAGATATCAAAACATGGTCCAACCACaaccaaatcaaatttctaagTATATCAAAAGTATATAAGGTATTTAACACTTTCGAACATAACACACATATCAATCAACTTAGTTTAGCAGTTTAGAGAACTTGTTAGACTTTTCCAAACGAGTAATTTGACGTGGTTTTATTGGTCATTTTTgcataattaaaaagttggCAACACAAGGTTAATTAATACAATCTTTATACCATTAACAATGCAGCTGGCcataaatgatatttattgagatgaactaaaatttataattcataatatatcaatacaaacaaatattaaaaatttataattaataagcTTGTAAAATTAGtagacatattttttaaaaattaagattaataattatttgttccaaaataggtttgtaaaaaaagatagaacaaaaaagaatgaagTCCGGTGATAAAAGTGAGCCAAAATCCAAAACCTGTATAtcttaattgaaaatgttataatccaatattatattttatttatttcttttagaagaaaaataaaaacaagagtATGATTTGATGGGGGTGGGGAGTAAGAGCATTGCGCAACCATTCGAAAAATTGGTGGCTTGGGATTCAATTACGATCCGCTCTCAGATTCTTTGTCCACTGAATTACAGATTTTATGGATTGTAATTGCCCGTCTTTCTCAACTAAATTACGCCATATTCATTTCCCTCCATCTCCTCCCCCTCTGCATTTGATCTTCATCTGCATCTTCACCAGGTTCGTCTCTTCAATTCAAAGCTTTATTTggtattaattttgttgtcaATTCAAAGCTAATTGGTGAGTGATATTAGAATCCATTTCTTGTGGGTTTGAtttgatgttcttttttttttttaggtttagtGTCCTGTCTTGAATCTGTTTGAAGGAAATTCTATGATGGTTCAGTCATGTTGACGGTATATTCGCCGGGAGCTAACAAGAAATTTCTGGCATGTCTAGACTCTATTCCTCTGTCAGAGGCATCTCATGCTAATTCCCTTAATTATAGTACCTCGGTATCTCTGTGCCCTCTAAAGAGTTCTTCTTCCAATACCATTCTACACAATCCCTCGTCTTTTAAACGGTGTACTCAATTGAATACTCCTTGTGTTTTGAACCGATCTTCATTCAGAAGATGCCTAGTAAGTAGATATTTTTATTCCAGATTCAGCTTTGGTATCTGTTTGAGATAGTTTTTTGTATAAGTgaaatatatttctttgaaTATTTCAGTGCCGCTCAGATAGCTCCCCACCTCCTTCGGATGATGAATACCGCTCTTCGCGCAATATAGCTATCAGTTTGTTCAGACGATATCGGAATTTTGTCGATCGAGGAGGAGGTGACAACTTAAAGGTAGTTTGATCCTTTCTTTTTGCCTGGTGTCTTCCTAAATTAACATGTGTGATAATTATCAGGATTTCATCAGTGCTGGGGTGAATGCATATGCACTTGGTTGTACTGATGAAGGATTAAGAAAAGAACTTATTGATATGAAGGAAGctggttttgaaattgaagtaATGCAAAGTTATGGTGGAAGTACTGGTTTGAAATCCAAGATTATCTCAGGGGAGGTACGTTTTGCCATCATCTGACATGGAAAAACTTGTTATACAATTTCCTGAAATTTAATTCTAGATTAGGTTTGTGAATGAAACTTCATTTTGTGCTTTTCCTAATTTCATCATGTGCAGATTGAAGAATGCATTCTGTGGTTGAGTATTATATTCATCACCATCTTGTGTACACCACAACCAACTGTAGTTAGATGGTCATCAACACCTCCGGTGTCGGATGAAATAAGGCTTCAATGGAAAGGCTTTTGTGCTCTCATTGCCAATGCATATTATGTTCGAGGCATGGCATGGTAAGGTGCTTTTAGCCACTTCTCATTTCCATTGAGGTCAATCGTCTATATCTTTTAGAGTGAATGAAATTAGCTATTAAATTCATAACCACCGCTAAACTCTATTTGTTTTTCCTATGAAGGCTTCCTGTAAAAACTCTCCAACTAGAACAAATGGCAGTGGTAGGACGAGCTGAAGAACCTTCGGTAGTTGCTAGCCGTATGCGTATAGTGTTCAGTACACTTGAGGTAATTCTAAAACTGCTACAAGCTCCCAGTTAGTTATCACTGTTTTTCTTCTGCTTTGAGAGGCACTTCTTTGATTGTTATACAAGTTTTTGCGTATAAATGTAGAGTATTTAAATTACATCGTCATTGTCATTGTCATATGTGCAGGTAGTTAGTCCGCAATGGCCTAAAGTATAATGCTACATAGCCAGAAATTTTCTACCGGAAAACTTGCCAAGGTACCCTGATGATTACACTTGAAAGATACTGGATCAGTTGAACTCAACATTTTCTCTGGctaaatttatagcaaatttgTATACTATTCTTTCCTTCCAAATGATATTTCTTGTTGAAGCATATCGATGTTGTGATAATCCTATAGGCATAGAATACAGCTCTTTATCTCATATCATATGGGCTACAGATGAAATCTATATCGGTTTCCAATCACCGACGCTCAATCAACCATCCTAAATAAACAAGgtcaaaattgatttgataaatatacaagaaaatgtttataaaaaagtcACAAATCAGAGGACGTAGCAAGGGCTGTAGCATCTTTTAATGTTTTCCTTGCACGCCAACGAACTGCAGCTGCTGTTTCCGATGATCCTATCTGTAAGGAAGAACGAATTCATGAATACATTGGAGGATTAGTGGACAACACTTTCATGTAAAATGTAGCAGGAAAAACAACAATGATGCaatttgttcgatctgtcaGGATGTAAAACAGAGAATGAAGATGGACAAAAGATGCCATGTTCAAAATAGCATGATTCCATAACCATGACCtattgggggggggggggggggggggggggggggggggaattAAATATGTACACATTTCTAGATTATACGGAAACTGCAAGGTTACCTTAGATTCCAATGTGTAGTACTCTTGCCATAAACGAACATTTTGGCCATAAGTTGCAAGTGCAGATTCAAATAGCTTTCGAGCATTTGCAAGACCATCTTTATCCCCTGCAGTTGCAAGGTTGGATTCCAGCTGAATACATGTTTGGTACATAGCAAGCCCTGGATGGGGTAATCCAAGAAATCTGTTGAAACAAAGGAAACACGGTTTTAGAGGCTGATTTAAGAAACTCCGCAAAACAGACAGATATTCTTATAAAAGAggaatgaattaaaataccattttggtCCACTAAAACTAAGTTCAAACTAACACTAACAATCAACTTTAACGGTCATTGAAAGAACGGGATTAAATGTAAACCTTTGAAAGTAGATAGATTCAAGAAGAATTAAGACTCAAATTACAAagaccaaaataatattttaaccgAGAAGAATTATCCAGGATTGAATGCATACTTCTTATACACCTCCCTTGTACGCTGAATTCCATCTTTTTGtagaacaaaatcaacaatgacTGAGGAGAGTGAAAATCCATCCTCATTTCCACCAGATTTAGCCAATGCATAAAGTGAAATTTCCACCAATTTGTCAAAATAATAACTCTGATTGGCAAAAAATTTGAGGACCTGCAGTAAGTAAACCAGAATAACAAGGGTTCAGGTTTTTACTTCTAATTACCACCAGAGTCA
This DNA window, taken from Cucumis sativus cultivar 9930 chromosome 6, Cucumber_9930_V3, whole genome shotgun sequence, encodes the following:
- the LOC101210330 gene encoding probable F-box protein At4g22030, which codes for MASLQALSLFSASPSSRTSITKAAIHIPKLPNLKISAPKLPKTSTPSVKMIEQLCLNQPIINVIPTESPLKSQLRAILEAVADRVEMHNNIRQQRDNWNSLFLNSINMITLTASVLAASAPAVGSLGAPLLALKMSSALLFSAATGMLVMVNKIQPSQLAEEQRNAARLFKQLQTQIQSLILDGALTQMDVDSAMEKVLALDKAYPLPLLGAMLEKFPKTVKPASWWPNSSENYESQAKNKNTHFDGKQGRESNGWSDELEAEMREVVEIVKSNDAEDYVRLGNLVLKVNKTLAITGPVLTGIAALSSAFVGDWSSTGMVVAAAAGSLAAAVNTLEHGGQIGMVFEMYRNTAGFFGLLEESIRGTLEEKDWEKRENGEVFERKVALKLGRSLSQLRQLASKSAAAREEGISIDEFASKLF
- the LOC101221037 gene encoding uncharacterized protein LOC101221037 isoform X1, coding for MLTVYSPGANKKFLACLDSIPLSEASHANSLNYSTSVSLCPLKSSSSNTILHNPSSFKRCTQLNTPCVLNRSSFRRCLCRSDSSPPPSDDEYRSSRNIAISLFRRYRNFVDRGGGDNLKDFISAGVNAYALGCTDEGLRKELIDMKEAGFEIEVMQSYGGSTGLKSKIISGEIEECILWLSIIFITILCTPQPTVVRWSSTPPVSDEIRLQWKGFCALIANAYYVRGMAWLPVKTLQLEQMAVVGRAEEPSVVASRMRIVFSTLEVVSPQWPKV
- the LOC101221037 gene encoding uncharacterized protein LOC101221037 isoform X2 → MLTVYSPGANKKFLACLDSIPLSEASHANSLNYSTSVSLCPLKSSSSNTILHNPSSFKRCTQLNTPCVLNRSSFRRCLCRSDSSPPPSDDEYRSSRNIAISLFRRYRNFVDRGGGDNLKDFISAGVNAYALGCTDEGLRKELIDMKEAGFEIEVMQSYGGSTGLKSKIISGEIEECILWLSIIFITILCTPQPTVVRWSSTPPVSDEIRLQWKGFCALIANAYYVRGMAW
- the LOC101221272 gene encoding probable F-box protein At4g22030; protein product: MASLQSLPLFSASHSSKTSTTNASLHIPKLPNLRISAPKLPKTSTPSVKMIEQLCLNQPILNVIPTESPLKSQLHAILEAVADRVEMHNNICQQRDNWNSLFLNSINMITLTASALAASAPAVGSLGAPLLALKVSSALLFSAATGMLVMVNKIQPSQLAEEQRNAARLFKQLQTQIQSLILDGAPTQVDVDSAMKKVLAIDKAYPLPLLGAMLEKFPKTVEPASWWPNSSENYESQTKNGNTHFDGKQGRDSNGWSVELEAEMREVVEIVKSKDAEDYVRLGNLVLKVNKTLAITGPVLTGIAALSSAFVGDWSSAGMAVAAVAGSLAAAVNALEHGGQIGMVFEMYRNSAGFFGLLEESIRGTLGEKEWEKRENGEVFERKVALKLGRSLSQLRQLATKSAAAREEGFSMDEFASKLF